One genomic region from Ignavibacteriales bacterium encodes:
- a CDS encoding Ni/Fe-hydrogenase cytochrome b subunit — protein sequence MLGYTFVAMGVFVDIGRWYFIWHPLVMWNGNSALFEVGICVMIYLTVLYIEFLPVVT from the coding sequence ATGCTCGGATATACTTTTGTTGCGATGGGAGTTTTTGTTGATATCGGAAGATGGTATTTTATCTGGCATCCGCTTGTAATGTGGAACGGCAACTCAGCACTATTTGAAGTTGGTATATGTGTAATGATTTATTTGACAGTACTTTATATCGAATTTCTTCCTGTAGTTACTG